AAAATATTAAATATAGTAAATCTACTAGTTGTTTTTCTTTTATCTCTCTTCATAAAAACACCCCCAAAACATATAACAACTTCTATTATTATTGACAATATGTTTTGAAGATATAATTGATCTTATAAATTATTATCTTTATTTTCAATTATAGATTTAATCTTTGTTACCATTAAATCCACTGCCACTTTATTATATCCTCCTTCAGGGATAATAATGTCAGCATACTTTTTACTAGGTTCTATAAACTGCATGTGAGCTGGTCTTACTGTTGTTAAATATTGATCTATCACTGAATTTAAGTTTCTTCCTCTTTGATTAATATCTCTAATAATTCTTCTTATTATTCTTACATCTGAATCAGTGTCTACAAATATCTTTATATCTAATAAATCCCTTAAATCTTTATTTTCAAGAATAAGAATACCTTCTAGTATAATTATATCTCTAGGCTCAACTGTTATCGTTTCTTTTTTTCTATTATGTATAGCAAAATCATATATCGGTTTTTGTATGATTTTACCATTTAATAAATCTTTAAGATGTTTTATTAATAAATCATTATCAAATGCAAAAGGATGATCATAATTAGTTTTTTTTCTTTCTTCAAGAGATAAATCACTTTGTTCTTT
This window of the Abyssisolibacter fermentans genome carries:
- the udk gene encoding uridine kinase is translated as MNRPILIGITGGTGSGKSTVAKSIFKSLPKKNILIIEQDSYYKEQSDLSLEERKKTNYDHPFAFDNDLLIKHLKDLLNGKIIQKPIYDFAIHNRKKETITVEPRDIIILEGILILENKDLRDLLDIKIFVDTDSDVRIIRRIIRDINQRGRNLNSVIDQYLTTVRPAHMQFIEPSKKYADIIIPEGGYNKVAVDLMVTKIKSIIENKDNNL